One window from the genome of Schistocerca piceifrons isolate TAMUIC-IGC-003096 chromosome 8, iqSchPice1.1, whole genome shotgun sequence encodes:
- the LOC124712218 gene encoding uncharacterized protein LOC124712218, with amino-acid sequence MHITLYLAENNTAFRGLSDKLFTPNNGKFLGLVQLLAKFDPIMEEHVRLALSGDLADHYCVNRWKILTNHLKIYTLKNVSDTRWEARIDSVKVVRYQLCEMHDALVSLADATEQSDAAVSHEATTLGGQLKDFSFIVSLVTWYDVLFQINVVSKASQSPAINFVEFMGILDKCCSYLETYRQTGFEQAIVTATELASDLDTQPSFKPQMRLRHIKRRPGEEAVDDQITDPKKKFKVEFFNALLDTMHISMKERFEQMQEFSATWSFLFDIKKNQNKEELIQCCSKLQEKLTVNMKSDIDGSLLCDEILGLQHYLEDSQATPTEALNFIKKHNLQELYPNIWITLRILLTIPVTVESGERSFSKLKLIKTYLRSTMSQTRLTSLASLSIENEVAENLDFANLIRDFADRKARKVKF; translated from the exons atgcacattactttgtatttggctgaaaataatacagcattcagagggttatcagataaattatttaccccaaataatggaaaattcttaggtcttgtacagttattggcaaagtttgatccaatcatggaagagcacgtcagactggcattgagtggtgatttggctgaccattattgc gtaaatagatggaaaattttgaccaaccatttgaagatatacaccctgaaaaatgtaagtgacacacgctgggaagctcgaattgatagcgtcaaagTGGTCCGTTAtcaattatgcgaaatgcatgatgctttggtttccttggccgatgctactgaacaaagcgatgctgcggtgtcacatgaagcgacaacactaggaggacaattaaaagacttcagcttcattgtttctctcgtgacatggtatgatgttctgtttcaaattaacgttgtgagtaaagcaagtcagtcacccgcaatcaactttgtcgagtttatgggaatccttgacaaatgttgctcttatttggaaacatatagacaaacaggttttgaacaagctattgtaacagcaactgaactggcttcggatcttgatacgcagccatcatttaaaccacaaatgcgattaagacatattaaacgcaggccgggtgaagaggctgttgatgatcaaataactgacccaaaaaagaagtttaaagtagagtttttcaatgcactgttggacaccatgcacatatccatgaaagaaagatttgaacagatgcaagaattttctgcgacgtggagtttcttgtttgacattaaaaaaaatcaaaataaagaagaactaatacaatgctgttctaaattacaagaaaagttaactgtcaacatgaagtcagatattgatggaagtttgctgtgcgacgaaattttaggcctgcaacactatctcgaagacagccaggcaacgcctactgaagccttaaacttcataaaaaagcataatcttcaagagttatatcccaacatctggataacgttacgtattttgctaacaataccagtgactgtcgaaagcggcgaacgcagtttttccaaactgaagttgataaaaacgtacttgcggtctacaatgtctcaaacaagactaaccagtttggcctcactgtccattgaaaatgaagttgcagaaaacctggactttgctaatctgatcagagactttgccgacagaaaagcgagaaaagtaaaattttag
- the LOC124712220 gene encoding zinc finger MYM-type protein 5-like, which produces MPEEKEMIKKKLSGSENRKRKAEKEKVLEETKNHMNIYKYLNGNSKANTSDIESKVHVSANISSDCEQLYTKNIQSPIEGDQIDQRSTSLHESSNISPSQNQHMTSVVDESINILAIKEYNVSDVGTWPKVLNARDIDRIIICGPSQVCLNNFPKDENGRHFSSTHYTRKLSNEETIRRWWLVYSVSNNSVFCFCCRLFDLKSTTNLTTTVGFRNWKHLSEALKLHENSPNHKKAFTQWTEAEIRFKAGLTIDKEEQKLISKESL; this is translated from the coding sequence atgccagaagagaaggaaatgattaaaaaaaagctttctggttcagaaaatcggaaaagaaaagctgaaaaagaaaaagttcttgaagaaactaaaaaccacatgaatatttataagtaccttaatggaaattctaaggcaaatacttcagatattgaatcaaaagtccatgtatcagcaaatatttcttcagactgtgaacaattatacacaaaaaatatacaatcacctattgaaggtgatcaaattgaccagcgcagtacatctttgcatgaatcctctaatatttctccaagtcaaaatcaacacatgacatctgtggtcgatgaaagtatcaacattcttgcaataaaagaatacaatgtttctgatgtaggtacgtggccaaaagtacttaatgctagagatatagatcgcattataatatgtggaccctcacaagtatgtctaaataactttccaaaagatgaaaatgggcgtcatttctcttcaactcattacacaagaaaactatcaaacgaagaaactatcagacgatggtggctagtttattctgtatcaaacaacagtgtcttttgcttttgttgtcgactgtttgatttaaaatcaactactaatttgactaccactgtgggtttcagaaattggaaacatttaagtgaagctctgaaactgcatgaaaatagtcctaaccacaaaaaagcatttactcaatggactgaagctgaaatcaggtttaaagctggattaactattgacaaggaagaacaaaagctaatttctaaagaaagtttatGA